A window of the Brassica napus cultivar Da-Ae chromosome C5, Da-Ae, whole genome shotgun sequence genome harbors these coding sequences:
- the LOC125587357 gene encoding uncharacterized protein LOC125587357, whose amino-acid sequence MEQLKRIYISDRLFWDADFSALGSWIWRRLMDLRPLARPFLSCFIQSGETALFWHDNWTGLGPLIEITGANGPQVSGIALSSVVSQAIFEGEWTVTRGRHRVIQLLRACLPAQPPTLIHGSDDYFLWRTSADTVPSQFSASRTWKALHPTPATVPWYSSIWFKSGIPKHAFHAWVSVRGRLPTRDRLLNWGMSVPSTCLLCGLADESRDHIYFSCSYSRSVWDSFFTQTSFNQPYTFSEVIRWVHHSTPPGKIRTICKLVTQAVFYAIWNERNKRLHTSVARHPQLIIREIQIILKAKLYGMDQNVGNTKRISSVRPNPGDRYLHLWFQIFPS is encoded by the coding sequence ATGGAACAGTTAAAGAGAATATATATCTCTGATCGCTTGTTTTGGGATGCTGATTTTTCTGCTTTGGGTTCTTGGATTTGGAGAAGGTTGATGGACCTGAGACCTCTTGCTCGCCCTTTTCTATCATGTTTCATACAGTCGGGAGAAACGGCGTTGTTTTGGCACGACAACTGGACCGGGTTGGGTCCCTTGATCGAGATAACCGGAGCAAACGGTCCGCAAGTTTCAGGTATAGCTTTGTCAAGTGTGGTGTCTCAGGCTATTTTCGAAGGGGAGTGGACCGTGACGAGAGGCCGTCACAGAGTCATTCAGTTGCTGCGTGCGTGCCTGCCTGCTCAACCTCCTACACTTATACATGGTTCAGACGATTACTTTTTATGGAGAACTTCTGCTGATACTGTACCTAGCCAATTCTCAGCTTCTAGAACGTGGAAGGCGTTGCATCCTACACCAGCAACGGTGCCGTGGTATAGCTCAATTTGGTTCAAATCTGGAATTCCAAAGCACGCTTTCCATGCTTGGGTCTCGGTCCGAGGTAGGCTACCAACACGAGATAGACTTCTAAATTGGGGAATGAGTGTTCCCTCCACATGTCTGCTCTGCGGTTTAGCTGATGAATCAAGAGACCACATATATTTCTCTTGTTCTTATTCTAGGTCAGTATGGGATTCTTTCTTTACTCAAACAAGTTTTAATCAGCCATATACTTTCAGTGAGGTCATCAGGTGGGTTCATCACTCTACCCCGCCTGGAAAAATAAGAACAATTTGCAAATTGGTTACGCAAGCCGTTTTCTATGCTATATGGAATGAGAGGAACAAAAGATTGCATACTTCAGTGGCAAGGCACCCTCAGCTTATTATAAGAGAGATTCAAATCATTCTAAAAGCCAAATTGTATGGTATGGATCAGAATGTAGGGAACACCAAGAGGATCAGTTCAGTTCGACCAAACCCAGGGGACAGATATCTTCACTTATGGTTCCAGATCTTTCCATCATGA